The Azospirillum baldaniorum genome contains a region encoding:
- the aroA gene encoding 3-phosphoshikimate 1-carboxyvinyltransferase translates to MLQAKPLRSSSTGALAGTIRVPGDKSISHRSLMLGAVAVGETVIHGLLEGEDVLNTAAAMRLLGAQAERGGDGVWRVRGVGLGGLGEPAQVLDMGNSGTAARLLMGLVASHPITCVFTGDASLNKRPMARVTGPLEQMGARFVGRSGGRLPLAVVGSDRTVPITYRLPVASAQVKSAVILCGLNTAGTTTVIEAEPTRDHTELMLRHFGATVTTERMEDGALAVSVVGQPELTGREIVVPADPSSAAFPAVAALLRPGSELLLPGVGMNPRRTGLYDTLVEMGANIAFENRRDEAGEPVADLRVKHGPLKGIVVPADRAPSMIDEYPILAAAAACAEGTTVMLGLKELRVKESDRLAMVADGLTKCGVKVEVGADDSLTVYGTGKPPQGGATVATAMDHRIAMSFLVLGMATSEPVQVDDGAFIDTSFPGFVALMNGVGAKIAGA, encoded by the coding sequence ATGCTGCAGGCGAAGCCGCTTCGCTCATCCTCCACCGGCGCGCTGGCCGGCACCATCCGCGTGCCGGGCGACAAGTCGATTTCGCACCGGTCGCTGATGCTGGGCGCCGTTGCTGTGGGCGAGACCGTCATCCACGGCCTGCTGGAAGGGGAGGACGTGCTGAACACCGCCGCCGCCATGCGTCTGCTCGGCGCCCAGGCGGAGCGCGGCGGGGACGGCGTGTGGCGCGTGCGCGGCGTCGGTCTGGGCGGTCTGGGCGAGCCGGCGCAGGTGCTCGACATGGGCAACAGCGGCACGGCGGCGCGCCTGCTGATGGGCCTCGTCGCGTCGCATCCGATCACCTGTGTCTTCACCGGCGACGCCTCGCTGAACAAGCGCCCGATGGCCCGCGTGACCGGCCCGCTGGAGCAGATGGGCGCGCGCTTCGTCGGACGCTCCGGCGGACGGCTGCCGCTGGCCGTGGTCGGCAGCGACCGCACCGTGCCGATCACCTACCGCCTGCCGGTGGCCTCCGCCCAGGTGAAGTCGGCGGTCATCCTCTGCGGCCTGAACACCGCCGGCACCACCACCGTGATCGAGGCGGAGCCGACCCGCGACCACACCGAGCTGATGCTGCGCCATTTCGGCGCCACCGTGACGACCGAGCGGATGGAGGACGGCGCGCTCGCCGTGTCCGTCGTCGGCCAGCCGGAGCTGACCGGGCGCGAGATCGTCGTACCCGCCGACCCCAGCTCCGCCGCCTTCCCGGCGGTCGCGGCGCTGCTGCGCCCCGGCTCGGAGCTGCTGCTCCCCGGCGTCGGCATGAATCCGCGCCGCACCGGCCTCTACGACACGCTGGTCGAGATGGGCGCGAACATCGCCTTCGAGAACCGCCGCGACGAGGCGGGCGAGCCGGTGGCCGACCTGCGGGTGAAGCACGGCCCGCTCAAGGGCATCGTCGTCCCGGCGGACCGCGCCCCCAGCATGATCGACGAGTATCCGATCCTCGCCGCCGCCGCGGCCTGTGCGGAGGGCACCACCGTCATGCTCGGCCTGAAGGAACTGCGCGTGAAGGAGAGCGACCGCCTCGCCATGGTCGCCGACGGGCTGACCAAGTGCGGCGTGAAGGTCGAGGTCGGGGCCGACGACAGCCTGACCGTCTACGGCACCGGCAAGCCGCCGCAGGGCGGCGCCACCGTCGCCACCGCCATGGACCACCGCATCGCCATGAGCTTCCTGGTGCTGGGCATGGCCACATCCGAGCCGGTGCAGGTGGACGACGGCGCCTTCATCGACACCAGCTTCCCCGGCTTCGTCGCCCTGATGAACGGCGTCGGCGCCAAGATCGCGGGGGCGTGA
- the ggt gene encoding gamma-glutamyltransferase, producing the protein MPILLFRRWRALLSAGLLAALPLEALAQTAPSTSPSTTPSAAGDVAPERATGRGSRSVDTATRHMVAAANPLAAEAGREILRAGGSTVDAAIAVQLVLNLVEPQSSGVGGGAFLVHYDAATKAVTSLDGRETAPAAATPERFLRADGKPMPFYDAVVGGRSVGVPGTVMLLEHAHRTHGKLPWPRLFERAIALAENGFTVSPRLNGQLAMEKHLPANPAARAYFYQPDGTPWPVGHVLKNPEFAATLRAIAEKGSAAFYEGPIAADLVKAVTGHPTNPGDMTEADLKAYRVKEREPVCGSYRVYTLCGMGPPSSGGVAVLQMLAVLEGRDMAATRGDPALAAHWLSEAGRLAFADRGLYLADPDFVSVPVKGLLDRGYLASRAALVGERSMGKAQAGEPPFREGRAWGFAEAEEHGTSHISVVDGAGNAVAMTTTIEDGFGSRLMVRGFLLNNELTDFAFTPTEDGKPVANRVEPGKRPRSSMAPTLVFRDGVLVASVGSPGGSNIINYVGKTLVALLDWNLDPQAAVDAPNFGSRNGPTELEQGTEAEGWIAALEARGHTVKAMELTSGTQAIVVTGPGLSGGADTRREGVAVGD; encoded by the coding sequence ATGCCGATCCTGCTGTTCCGCCGCTGGCGGGCGTTGCTGTCCGCCGGCCTGCTGGCGGCGCTGCCGCTGGAGGCCCTAGCCCAGACGGCGCCGTCCACGTCGCCTTCCACGACTCCTTCCGCTGCGGGCGACGTGGCGCCGGAGCGCGCGACCGGGCGCGGCAGCCGCAGCGTCGACACCGCCACGCGCCATATGGTGGCCGCCGCGAATCCGCTGGCGGCGGAGGCCGGGCGGGAGATCCTGCGCGCAGGCGGCAGCACGGTGGACGCGGCGATCGCCGTGCAACTCGTCCTCAATCTGGTGGAGCCGCAAAGCTCCGGCGTCGGGGGCGGCGCCTTCCTGGTCCATTACGACGCCGCAACGAAGGCGGTGACTTCCCTCGACGGGCGCGAGACGGCGCCGGCCGCGGCGACTCCGGAGCGTTTCCTGAGGGCCGACGGCAAGCCGATGCCCTTCTACGACGCTGTGGTCGGCGGGCGGTCCGTCGGGGTGCCGGGCACGGTGATGCTGCTGGAGCACGCCCACCGCACGCACGGCAAACTGCCCTGGCCCCGCCTGTTCGAGCGCGCCATCGCGCTGGCCGAGAACGGCTTCACGGTCAGCCCGCGGCTGAATGGCCAGCTGGCGATGGAGAAGCACCTGCCGGCCAACCCGGCGGCCCGCGCCTATTTCTACCAGCCGGACGGCACGCCCTGGCCGGTCGGCCATGTGCTGAAGAACCCCGAGTTTGCGGCGACCCTGCGCGCCATCGCTGAGAAAGGCTCCGCCGCCTTCTACGAGGGCCCGATCGCCGCCGACCTCGTCAAGGCGGTGACCGGCCATCCCACCAACCCCGGCGACATGACCGAGGCCGACCTGAAGGCCTACCGGGTCAAGGAACGGGAACCGGTCTGCGGTTCCTACCGTGTCTACACCCTGTGCGGCATGGGGCCGCCCAGCTCCGGTGGGGTCGCGGTGTTGCAGATGCTGGCCGTCCTGGAGGGCCGCGACATGGCCGCCACCCGCGGCGATCCGGCGCTGGCGGCGCATTGGCTGTCGGAGGCCGGGCGACTCGCCTTCGCCGACCGCGGGCTCTACCTGGCCGACCCCGATTTCGTGTCGGTGCCGGTGAAGGGGCTGCTCGACCGCGGCTATCTGGCGAGCCGCGCCGCCCTGGTCGGCGAGCGGTCGATGGGCAAGGCGCAGGCGGGCGAGCCGCCCTTCCGGGAAGGCCGCGCCTGGGGCTTCGCCGAGGCCGAGGAGCATGGCACCAGCCACATCTCCGTGGTGGACGGGGCGGGCAACGCCGTCGCCATGACCACCACCATCGAGGACGGCTTCGGCTCCCGTCTGATGGTGCGCGGCTTCCTGTTGAACAACGAGCTGACCGACTTCGCCTTCACCCCGACGGAGGACGGCAAGCCGGTCGCCAACCGTGTGGAGCCGGGCAAGCGCCCGCGCAGCTCGATGGCGCCGACCCTGGTCTTCCGCGACGGAGTCCTGGTGGCCTCGGTGGGGTCGCCGGGCGGCAGCAACATCATCAATTACGTGGGCAAGACGCTGGTCGCGCTGCTCGACTGGAACCTCGACCCGCAGGCGGCGGTGGACGCCCCCAACTTCGGCAGCCGCAACGGCCCGACCGAGCTGGAGCAGGGCACCGAGGCGGAGGGCTGGATCGCGGCGCTGGAGGCGCGGGGGCACACGGTCAAGGCGATGGAGCTGACCTCCGGCACCCAGGCGATCGTGGTGACCGGTCCGGGGCTGTCCGGCGGCGCCGACACCCGGCGCGAGGGGGTGGCGGTCGGCGACTGA
- a CDS encoding TIGR02300 family protein, producing the protein MAKPEWGVKRICPSCGARYYDLRKDPPVCPSCGAQFDPEALLKSRKARPAPVDDVKKAPVVSSEDEDTETETEDEESTELDEVEDDVSVDDIEETDETPEDEDDVLIEDTSELGEDDMDEVVDVEGEDEEER; encoded by the coding sequence GTGGCCAAACCCGAATGGGGCGTCAAGCGCATCTGCCCGAGCTGTGGCGCGCGCTATTACGATCTGCGCAAGGACCCGCCGGTGTGCCCGAGCTGCGGAGCGCAGTTCGATCCCGAGGCGTTGCTGAAGTCCCGCAAGGCGCGCCCGGCGCCGGTTGACGATGTCAAGAAGGCCCCGGTGGTCTCCTCGGAGGACGAGGATACCGAGACCGAGACTGAGGACGAAGAGTCGACGGAACTCGACGAGGTTGAGGACGATGTGTCCGTCGACGACATCGAGGAAACCGACGAGACGCCTGAGGACGAGGACGATGTCCTGATCGAGGACACCTCGGAACTGGGCGAGGACGACATGGACGAGGTCGTCGACGTCGAAGGCGAGGACGAGGAGGAGCGCTGA
- a CDS encoding pirin family protein, whose translation MTTAPTSTESPDGWLETVVVPRTSDIGGFEVRRALPSVRKRMVGPFVFLDQMGPAILKAGAGIDVRPHPHIGLATVTYLFDGEILHRDSLGTVLPIRPGAVNWMTAGRGIAHSERSATDERGRDRLLSGIQSWVALPKTHEETDPAFVHLGADELPVVEGEGKRLRVVAGEAYGVRSPMNTLWDTLYVDASLDAGARLPIDRETEERALYIADGTVTIHGDRFESGRLLVLRPGDAVTVEAETAARLILLGGAVMDGPRHIWWNFVSSRQDRIEQAKAEWKAGRFDAVPGETEFIPLPER comes from the coding sequence ATGACGACGGCGCCAACATCGACCGAGTCTCCGGACGGCTGGCTGGAAACGGTCGTCGTCCCGCGCACCAGCGACATCGGCGGATTCGAGGTGCGGCGCGCCCTGCCCTCCGTCCGCAAGCGGATGGTCGGGCCGTTCGTCTTCCTCGACCAGATGGGGCCGGCGATCCTCAAGGCCGGGGCGGGCATCGACGTCCGCCCCCACCCGCACATCGGGCTGGCCACCGTCACCTACCTGTTCGACGGCGAGATCCTGCACCGCGACAGCCTGGGCACCGTCCTGCCGATCCGTCCGGGGGCGGTTAACTGGATGACCGCCGGGCGCGGCATCGCCCATTCCGAACGCTCCGCCACCGACGAGCGCGGGCGCGACCGGCTGCTGTCGGGCATCCAGTCCTGGGTCGCCCTGCCCAAGACCCATGAGGAGACCGACCCCGCCTTCGTCCATCTCGGCGCCGACGAGCTGCCGGTGGTCGAGGGCGAGGGCAAGCGGCTGCGCGTCGTCGCCGGCGAGGCGTACGGTGTACGTTCGCCCATGAACACGCTGTGGGACACGCTGTACGTCGATGCGTCGCTGGACGCCGGCGCCCGCCTGCCCATCGACCGCGAGACGGAGGAGCGGGCGCTCTACATCGCCGACGGCACCGTCACGATCCACGGCGACCGCTTCGAGTCCGGGCGGCTGCTGGTGCTGCGTCCCGGCGACGCGGTGACGGTGGAGGCCGAAACCGCCGCCCGCCTGATCCTGCTGGGCGGCGCCGTGATGGACGGCCCGCGCCACATCTGGTGGAACTTCGTCTCCAGCCGCCAGGACCGCATCGAACAGGCCAAGGCCGAATGGAAGGCCGGACGGTTCGACGCCGTTCCCGGCGAGACGGAGTTCATTCCGCTTCCGGAACGGTGA
- a CDS encoding molybdopterin biosynthesis protein: MSNQDIRRFVAQAARQEQFLEVVGRDEAEARFRRHLDLTPKGAETVPLGAALGRVLAADVVAAVDVPGFDRSSVDGFAVRAADTLGAGEDTPVVLRLNEEVLSAGRVPALTVAPGTATVLATGGMLPRGADAVVMVEHTESHEEGDALLVEIRKPVVPGAFVAAAGSDIGRGETVMRRGQLLTSREIGVLAAIGRAEVSVVRRPRVAILSTGDEIAAPGEPIRPGAVYDSNAAILAAAVEELGGEPVRLGIARDDEAELAPLVEQGLSCDALLLSGGTSKGAGDLSYRIVSRLTDPGIVAHGVALKPGKPLCLAVTKGKPVVILPGFPTSAMFTFHEFVAPVLRALAGLPPAAKESVDATVPMRLGSERGRTEYVMVSLVRGADGGLAAYPLSKGSGAVTAFSAADGFIAIDPQAEAVEAGTPVSVQRIGRDTRPADLIVVGSHCVGLDAITGQLVGEGLTVKALNVGSMGGLAAARRGECDVAAIHLMDPKSGEYNRPFLTPALGLVLGYRRLQGIVFRKGDVRFEGKTAEEAGLAAAQDPDCILVNRNAGSGTRILTDRLLGAARPTGYWSQAKSHNAVAVAVAQGRADWGVAIESVATLYGLGFLPLQAEHYDFVIPNDRRERPAVRRFLAALADPAVREKLTALGFTVPEAE, from the coding sequence GTGTCCAACCAGGACATCCGGCGGTTCGTCGCCCAGGCGGCCCGGCAGGAGCAGTTTCTCGAGGTGGTCGGCCGCGACGAGGCCGAGGCGCGGTTCCGCCGCCATCTCGACCTGACGCCCAAGGGGGCGGAGACGGTGCCGCTGGGCGCCGCGCTGGGCCGCGTGCTGGCCGCCGATGTGGTGGCGGCGGTCGACGTGCCCGGCTTCGACCGCTCTTCGGTGGACGGCTTCGCGGTGCGCGCCGCCGACACGCTGGGGGCGGGCGAGGACACGCCGGTCGTGCTGCGCCTGAACGAGGAGGTGCTGTCCGCCGGGCGCGTCCCGGCGCTGACCGTCGCCCCCGGCACGGCCACGGTGCTCGCCACCGGCGGCATGCTGCCGCGCGGTGCCGACGCCGTGGTGATGGTCGAGCACACCGAGTCGCATGAGGAGGGCGACGCCCTTCTGGTGGAGATCCGCAAGCCGGTGGTGCCCGGCGCCTTCGTCGCCGCCGCCGGGTCGGACATCGGGCGCGGCGAGACGGTGATGCGCCGCGGGCAACTGCTGACCTCCCGTGAGATCGGCGTGCTGGCGGCCATCGGGCGGGCCGAGGTGTCGGTGGTCCGTCGTCCCCGCGTGGCGATCCTGTCCACCGGAGACGAGATCGCCGCCCCCGGCGAACCGATCCGGCCCGGCGCCGTCTATGATTCGAACGCCGCCATCCTCGCCGCCGCGGTGGAAGAGCTGGGCGGGGAACCGGTCCGGCTGGGCATCGCGCGCGACGACGAGGCGGAACTGGCCCCGCTGGTCGAGCAGGGTCTGTCCTGCGACGCGCTTCTGCTGTCGGGCGGCACGTCGAAGGGGGCGGGTGACCTGTCCTACCGCATCGTCAGCCGCCTGACCGACCCCGGAATCGTTGCGCACGGCGTCGCCTTGAAGCCCGGCAAGCCTCTGTGCCTGGCCGTAACGAAGGGCAAGCCGGTGGTGATCCTGCCCGGCTTCCCGACCTCCGCCATGTTCACCTTCCACGAGTTTGTCGCCCCGGTGCTGCGCGCGCTGGCCGGCCTGCCGCCCGCGGCGAAGGAGAGCGTGGACGCGACGGTGCCGATGCGGTTGGGATCGGAACGGGGCCGAACCGAATATGTGATGGTCTCGCTGGTGCGTGGAGCGGACGGGGGGCTGGCGGCCTATCCGCTGTCCAAGGGCTCCGGCGCGGTGACCGCCTTCAGCGCGGCGGACGGCTTCATCGCCATCGACCCGCAGGCCGAGGCGGTAGAGGCCGGCACCCCGGTGTCGGTCCAGCGCATCGGGCGCGACACCCGCCCCGCCGACCTGATCGTGGTCGGCAGCCATTGCGTCGGGCTGGACGCCATCACCGGCCAACTGGTCGGGGAAGGGCTGACGGTCAAGGCGCTGAACGTCGGCTCGATGGGCGGCCTTGCCGCCGCCCGGCGCGGCGAGTGCGACGTGGCCGCCATCCACCTGATGGACCCGAAGAGCGGGGAGTACAACCGCCCCTTCCTGACCCCGGCGCTCGGCCTCGTGCTTGGCTACCGCCGCCTTCAGGGCATCGTCTTCCGCAAGGGCGACGTTCGTTTCGAAGGCAAAACGGCTGAGGAGGCCGGTCTGGCGGCGGCGCAGGACCCCGACTGCATCCTGGTCAACCGCAACGCCGGCAGCGGCACGCGCATCCTGACCGACCGGCTGCTCGGGGCGGCGCGCCCCACCGGCTACTGGTCGCAGGCCAAGTCGCACAACGCCGTGGCGGTGGCGGTGGCCCAGGGCCGCGCCGACTGGGGCGTCGCCATCGAAAGCGTCGCCACCCTCTACGGGCTGGGCTTCCTGCCCCTGCAGGCAGAGCATTACGACTTCGTGATCCCCAACGACCGCCGGGAGCGGCCGGCGGTCCGGCGCTTCCTGGCGGCGCTGGCCGATCCGGCGGTGCGGGAGAAGCTGACGGCGCTCGGCTTCACCGTTCCGGAAGCGGAATGA
- a CDS encoding molybdopterin molybdotransferase MoeA, whose protein sequence is MSSARAGDDPATGDRLPFAASPPDVRGRGFSSRAALPVMEGWIDATVGPLPPRAVALADLPATLAEGLVLAEPVKAPGDWPPADRAARDGVAVASSDTLGAGSYNPVPLPGAVTVAAGEPMPPGTDAVLPVEAMQADGPFVEALGSAAPGEGVERRGEGLRGGTVLLKAGHRLRPQDLGLLTALGIDTVRVGARPRVRIVLAGGPRSGPETLGAMLTALATRDGGVVELVGPLPADRAALAAAYAAPGADLLISAGRTGVGEDDVAPLALAEAGQLALHGVALRPGDSAALGTAGGVPAVLLPGEPMACLTAYELLAGRALRRLAGRDPGLPHPAVPAVVVRKLVSEIGCTELYRVRRTADGMVEPVASPHRPGLAGAVLADGFVLIPAESEGVPAGATVTLRCFDGTSL, encoded by the coding sequence ATGAGTTCGGCCAGAGCCGGAGACGACCCCGCGACCGGGGACCGGCTTCCTTTTGCAGCGAGTCCGCCCGACGTGCGCGGGCGCGGTTTTTCCAGCCGTGCCGCCCTGCCGGTCATGGAAGGCTGGATCGACGCCACCGTCGGCCCTCTGCCGCCGCGCGCCGTGGCTCTCGCCGACCTCCCCGCCACGCTGGCGGAGGGCTTGGTTCTCGCCGAGCCGGTGAAGGCGCCGGGGGATTGGCCGCCCGCCGACCGGGCCGCCCGCGACGGTGTGGCGGTGGCCTCCAGCGACACGCTGGGCGCCGGCTCCTACAACCCGGTTCCGCTGCCGGGCGCCGTGACGGTCGCGGCCGGCGAGCCGATGCCGCCGGGGACCGACGCCGTCCTGCCCGTGGAGGCGATGCAGGCCGATGGTCCCTTCGTCGAGGCGCTGGGCAGCGCCGCCCCGGGCGAGGGCGTGGAGCGGCGGGGGGAGGGGCTGCGCGGCGGGACGGTCCTGCTGAAGGCCGGGCACCGCTTGCGCCCGCAGGATCTCGGATTGCTCACCGCGCTGGGGATTGACACGGTGCGTGTCGGGGCCCGACCGCGGGTGCGGATCGTGCTGGCCGGGGGGCCGCGGTCCGGACCCGAAACGCTGGGCGCCATGCTGACCGCGCTGGCGACGCGCGATGGCGGCGTGGTGGAGCTGGTGGGACCGCTGCCGGCGGACCGCGCCGCGCTGGCCGCGGCCTACGCAGCCCCCGGCGCCGACCTGCTGATCTCCGCCGGGCGCACCGGGGTTGGGGAGGACGATGTGGCCCCCCTGGCGCTGGCCGAGGCGGGGCAACTCGCCCTGCACGGTGTGGCCCTGCGCCCCGGCGATTCGGCGGCGCTTGGGACGGCCGGCGGCGTGCCCGCCGTGCTGCTGCCCGGTGAACCGATGGCCTGCCTGACGGCCTATGAGCTGCTGGCCGGGCGGGCGCTGCGCCGTCTGGCCGGGCGGGACCCTGGGCTGCCCCATCCGGCGGTCCCCGCCGTGGTGGTGCGCAAGCTGGTGTCGGAGATCGGCTGCACCGAACTGTACCGTGTGCGCCGGACGGCGGATGGAATGGTCGAGCCGGTCGCCTCCCCGCACCGGCCGGGATTGGCCGGGGCGGTGCTGGCCGACGGCTTTGTGCTGATCCCCGCGGAAAGCGAGGGCGTCCCGGCGGGGGCGACGGTGACCCTGCGCTGTTTTGACGGTACAAGTCTCTGA
- a CDS encoding diguanylate cyclase, whose protein sequence is MTDARSKILVVDDIPSNVHVLSRILKDDHDIYFATDGAKALELAQSRLPDLVLLDIMMPGMDGYEVCSRLKTDPITRDIPVIFISAKSEVEDETYGLEVGAIDFISKPISPPIVKARVRNHLLLKRQTDLLRTLSFADGLTGIANRRRFDEVLLREWRRCGRVQLPLSLIMLDVDQFKPYNDHYGHQAGDECLRAVAQLLAEQMMRPGDLIARYGGEEFVCLLPETDEGGAVQVAERLRETVADRRLPHAVSHVADHVTISLGVATARPTLDDTPDRLTQLADGLLYEAKRAGRNRVCSGGVEVAV, encoded by the coding sequence ATGACCGACGCACGCTCCAAAATCCTGGTGGTCGACGACATCCCGTCCAACGTCCATGTCCTGAGCCGCATCCTGAAGGACGACCACGACATCTATTTCGCGACCGACGGGGCGAAGGCGCTGGAGCTGGCGCAGTCCCGGCTGCCCGATCTCGTTCTGCTGGACATCATGATGCCGGGCATGGACGGGTACGAGGTCTGCTCCCGTCTCAAGACCGATCCGATCACCCGCGACATACCCGTCATCTTCATCTCGGCCAAGAGCGAGGTGGAGGACGAGACCTACGGGCTGGAGGTCGGCGCCATCGATTTCATCTCCAAGCCGATCAGTCCGCCGATCGTCAAGGCGCGGGTGCGCAACCACCTGCTGCTGAAGCGGCAGACCGACCTGCTGCGCACCTTGTCCTTCGCCGACGGCCTGACCGGCATCGCCAACCGCCGCCGCTTCGACGAGGTGCTGCTGCGCGAATGGCGGCGCTGTGGGCGGGTGCAGCTTCCGCTGTCGCTGATCATGCTCGATGTCGACCAGTTCAAACCCTACAACGACCACTACGGCCATCAGGCGGGCGACGAGTGCCTGCGCGCGGTGGCCCAGCTCCTGGCCGAGCAGATGATGAGGCCGGGCGACCTGATCGCCCGCTATGGCGGCGAGGAGTTCGTCTGCCTGCTTCCCGAAACCGACGAGGGCGGAGCGGTCCAGGTCGCCGAGCGTCTGCGCGAGACGGTGGCCGACCGGCGGTTGCCCCACGCGGTGTCCCATGTCGCCGACCATGTCACCATCAGCCTCGGCGTCGCCACGGCCCGGCCGACGCTGGACGACACGCCGGACCGGTTGACCCAGCTTGCCGACGGCCTGCTCTACGAGGCCAAGCGCGCCGGCCGCAACCGTGTGTGCAGCGGCGGTGTGGAGGTTGCGGTATAA